The following are encoded in a window of Mustela nigripes isolate SB6536 chromosome 1, MUSNIG.SB6536, whole genome shotgun sequence genomic DNA:
- the LOC132011511 gene encoding olfactory receptor 52A1-like, which translates to MSISNFTVFMPSVLTLIGIPGLESVQCWIGIPFCAMYLFALIGNSVLLIIIISERSLHQPMYIFLGMLGVTDIVLGTSIVPKMLGIFWFHMPDIYFDSCLLQMGLIHMFECIESGILLAMAMDRYVAICYPLRHGAIFTHQLVTQIGAVVTLRAAILATPSLVLIKCRFQFYHTTIISHSYCEHMAIVKLAAENVQVNKIYGLFVAFAVAGFDLTFITLSYIQIFITVFRLPQKEARWKAFNTCIAHICVFLQLYFLAFFSFFTHRFGAHIPPYIHILFSSLYLLVPPFLNPLVYGAKTKQIRIHVVKMLCS; encoded by the coding sequence ATGTCCATCTCCAACTTTACAGTCTTCATGCCTTCTGTGTTGACCCTAATAGGGATCCCAGGCCTAGAGTCTGTGCAGTGCTGGATTGGGATTCCATTCTGTGCCATGTATCTCTTTGCTTTGATTGGAAATTCCGTGCTTCTGATCATCATCATTTCAGAGCGTAGCCTCCATCAACCCATGTATATTTTCCTAGGCATGCTTGGAGTCACGGATATTGTACTTGGCACAAGCATTGTGCCCAAGATGCTTGgcattttctggtttcatatgCCAGACATTTATTTTGACTCTTGTTTGCTTCAAATGGGACTCATCCACATGTTTGAGTGCATCGAGTCAGGCATCCTCCTGGCCATGGCTATGGACCGTTATGTGGCCATCTGCTATCCACTAAGACATGGTGCCATCTTCACCCACCAGCTGGTCACCCAAATAGGGGCCGTGGTAACACTTAGGGCTGCCATTCTAGCAACCCCTTCTTTAGTCCTGATAAAGTGTCGGTTTCAGTTTTACCATACAACCATCATCTCCCATTCCTACTGTGAACACATGGCCATTGTGAAACTGGCTGCAGAAAATGTGCAGGTCAACAAAATCTATGGCCTGTTTGTGGCATTTGCTGTTGCAGGATTTGATCTCACCTTCATCACTTTGTCCtacatacaaatatttatcaCAGTTTTTCGTTTGCCCCAGAAGGAGGCTCGGTGGAAAGCATTCAATACCTGCATCGCCCACATCTGTGTCTTCCTCCAGCTCTACTTCcttgccttcttctccttcttcacaCATAGGTTCGGTGCTCATATTCCCCCTTATATCCATATCCTCTTTTCTAGCCTCTACTTGCTGGTCCCCCCTTTTCTCAATCCACTTGTATATGGTGCCAAGACCAAGCAGATCCGCATTCATGTGGTAAAGATGCTATGTTCCTAA